From the genome of Lasioglossum baleicum chromosome 13, iyLasBale1, whole genome shotgun sequence, one region includes:
- the LOC143215285 gene encoding uncharacterized protein LOC143215285 isoform X1 has translation MINNQHCVILNSGETNSYHQPVSAKPSVVSVSSIDSDVSDRRDVREELYAGIFRRHRKTILVLGSFLKMLRVNRNMNNYASIKPNDDNDE, from the coding sequence ATGATAAACAACCAACATTGTGTTATTCTAAATTCGGGAGAGACCAACAGCTATCACCAGCCGGTCTCTGCTAAACCGTCAGTTGTTTCTGTATCGAGTATCGATTCGGACGTAAGTGATAGAAGAGATGTACGCGAAGAACTTTATGCTGGCATTTTCAGAAGACACAGGAAGACTATACTTGTATTAGGAAGTTTTCTCAAGATGCTGAGGGTGAATAGAAACATGAACAATTATGCTAGTATTAAACCCAATGATGACAATGACGAATAA
- the Wcd gene encoding U3 small nucleolar RNA-associated protein 18 homolog wicked, which yields MSETTAKKHGTVARKSTVHKKLPKKRMPTKTLYNQKFTEPLKKKRKNKYNPEEEARLERIVFGDPSDIINNLLNDETEADLDESIDVNDDITLDSDVIEDSDEEGDDNVDTNRRRRQAWVDEDDDKYSMRAATIAQDRYLPSDIPQKLYKDYLRTQHKQYVGTPKWAKFKKIEEDTDELDKDLLKHSSHLEKPKLKNLPKSIIDIKALNPINKQTHVEGPVISSVEFHPSSTVALVAGTSGTLSLFQVDGIENTKLHSMQYKKFPISAAKFLRDGTEVLIGSQYYPYCHSYNLISGKTNKILLPHGVTNIPDYEVSPDGKLIAFSGRTGEIYLLSSSSKELVGTLKMNARCRALCFTPDSKTLVTHGDSSEMYIWDVNSRSCVHRAIDDGCLSCESIAMAPSGQFLATGSKEGVVNLYDTKTVLEKQNPVPLKIFLNLVTSITSLKFNSYSEILAMASDKKHNAFKMAHLPSFTVFSNFPTFQTNMSMPEAISFSPGSGYLGISNRSGSAFLYRLKHYGNY from the exons atgaGCGAAACAACTGCAAAGAAACATGGGACGGTCGCACGGAAATCCACTGTGCATAAAAAGCTTCCAAAGAAACGTATGCCTACGAAGACACTGTACAATCAAAAATTTACTGAGCCTTTAAAAAAGAAACGGAAAAATAAATACAACCCAGAAGAAGAAGCCAG GTTGGAAAGAATCGTGTTTGGCGATCCAAGTgatattataaacaatttgttAAACGACGAGACCGAAGCTGATTTGGACGAAAGCATTGATGTCAATGATGATATCACTTTAGACAGTGATGTAATTGAAGATTCAGATGAAGAAGGCGATGACAATGTTGACACAAACCGTCGGAGACGACAGGCATGGGTCGACGAAGACGACGATAAATATTC AATGCGAGCAGCTACGATTGCACAGGATCGATACCTACCCTCTGATATTCCACAGAAATTATACAAAGACTATCTGCGTACACAGCATAAACAGTATGTAGGCACTCCGAAGTGGGCTAAGTTTAAAAAGATAGAAGAAGACACTGATGAATTAGACAAAGATCTATTGAAG CATAGTTCCCATTTGGAGAAACCAAAACTGAAGAACTTACCTAAGAGTATAATCGATATAAAAGCCTTAAATCCGATTAATAAACAAACGCATGTAGAAGGACCGGTTATATCAAGCGTAGAATTTCATCCGTCTTCCACTGTAGCACTGGTTGCCGGCACATCCGGTACACTGTCTCTCTTTCAG GTAGATGGTATAGAGAATACTAAACTGCATTCAatgcaatacaaaaaatttcctaTCAGCGCAGCAAAATTTTTAAGAGATGGTACAGAAGTTCTAATTGGTTCTCAATATTATCCGTATTGTCATTCCTACAATCTAATTAgcggaaaaacaaataaaatactattaccgCATGGAGTAACAAATATACCG GATTACGAAGTATCTCCAGATGGGAAATTGATAGCTTTCAGTGGCCGTACAggggaaatttatttattatccagTTCATCGAAGGAACTGGTCGGCACTTTGAAGATGAATGCACGATGCAGAGCGTTATGTTTCACACCAGACAGTAAAACGCTCGTTACACACGGCG ACAGTTCTGAAATGTACATTTGGGATGTAAATAGTCGTTCGTGTGTACATCGTGCTATAGACGATGGATGTCTAAGTTGCGAATCTATCGCAATGGCTCCGAGCGGTCAATTTTTGGCGACAGGTAGTAAGGAGGGTGTTGTAAACTTGTACGATACGAAAACTGTGTTAGAAAAACAAAATCCTGTtcctttgaaaattttcttaaaTCTTGTTACATCGATTACCAGCTTAAAGTTTAATTCTTATTCCGAGATACTAGCAATGGCTTCGGATAAAAAGCATAATGCATTTAAAATGGCACATTTACCGTCGTTTACTGTCTTTTCGAATTTCCCAACGTTTCAAACAAACATGTCCATGCCCGAAGCCATCAGCTTTTCTCCGGGTAGTGGTTACTTAGGCATCTCAAACAGATCCGGTAGTGCCTTTTTATACAGACTAAAGCATTACGGAAATTATTAG